From a region of the Halomonas sp. HL-93 genome:
- the tatB gene encoding Sec-independent protein translocase protein TatB, which produces MFDFGFFEILVIGIVGLLVLGPERLPRAARTAGLWIGKIKRTVSGMQREISAQLEAEELRQKLTDQQKKLDESLRKAKQDVERIADDPEKPTAPSRDTSTSTEQRAASAASHLDDALETVHEKAPASPDAESSTKDSKQP; this is translated from the coding sequence ATGTTCGACTTTGGCTTTTTTGAAATTCTAGTCATTGGCATCGTAGGGCTTTTGGTTTTGGGCCCTGAACGCCTGCCGCGCGCCGCACGCACGGCAGGCTTGTGGATAGGAAAAATAAAACGCACCGTCTCGGGCATGCAGCGTGAAATCAGCGCTCAGCTAGAGGCGGAAGAGCTGCGCCAAAAGCTCACCGACCAGCAAAAAAAGCTCGATGAGAGCCTACGCAAAGCCAAACAAGACGTGGAGCGGATTGCGGACGACCCCGAAAAACCAACGGCGCCGTCTCGCGATACGTCAACGTCGACGGAACAGCGTGCCGCCAGTGCTGCCTCGCATCTGGATGATGCGCTGGAGACCGTCCACGAGAAAGCGCCAGCGTCGCCCGACG
- the tatA gene encoding Sec-independent protein translocase subunit TatA: MLGGISIWQLLIVLGIIILIFGTKKLRNVGSDLGGAVKGFKKAVHEDEKDSEKQDEEQPQAKVRHDESGNTYDVQAEEKAKQAADNNDERK; this comes from the coding sequence ATGTTAGGTGGTATCAGTATTTGGCAGTTGCTGATTGTGCTAGGCATCATCATCCTGATTTTCGGCACCAAAAAGCTTCGCAATGTCGGTTCGGATTTAGGCGGGGCCGTTAAAGGCTTCAAAAAAGCCGTTCATGAAGACGAGAAGGACAGCGAGAAACAAGACGAAGAACAACCCCAAGCAAAAGTTCGCCACGACGAGTCAGGCAATACTTACGACGTTCAGGCAGAAGAGAAAGCAAAACAAGCGGCTGATAACAACGACGAGCGCAAATAA
- a CDS encoding phosphoribosyl-ATP diphosphatase, translating to MDTTTPTPNNAPVLDALDEVLRKRRHASPDDSYVASLHHKGLNKILEKLGEEATETLIAAKDAEHGSLAERQALVAETADLWFHSLVMLSHLGMDHQDVLNELARRFGISGHDEKAARKR from the coding sequence ATGGACACGACGACGCCTACCCCCAATAATGCGCCTGTACTGGATGCGCTCGACGAGGTATTACGTAAGCGTCGCCACGCCTCGCCGGACGATTCGTATGTTGCCTCCTTGCATCATAAGGGTTTGAACAAGATACTCGAAAAGCTGGGCGAGGAAGCCACAGAAACGCTGATCGCCGCCAAAGACGCCGAACATGGCAGTTTGGCCGAGCGTCAGGCACTGGTCGCTGAAACAGCTGACTTATGGTTTCATAGCTTGGTGATGCTGTCGCATTTGGGCATGGATCACCAAGACGTACTCAACGAGTTAGCGCGCCGATTCGGTATTTCCGGTCACGATGAAAAAGCGGCGCGCAAGCGCTAA